GCGCCCTGTCTCACGCTTGTCGATGCGCTGATCCAGAGTTGGAGCGATTTGACCGTGTTCCCGCCGGCCCGGCTGAAGAACAGCTCCCGGGTCAAGCCGCCACCTGTGCCGCAGCGGGCCTACCTGCTGTTCAACCGATGGGATGACAACCTGCTTGCGCAGTCGTTGGAGCAGGACTTTTCCAGCTGGACGCGCGATCGCGTCGCCGTGCCTGACCGCCAGTTTCAGGATCGCCTCGAGCACGCCCCTTTTGTGCTGGAGCTGCCGGAGGAAATGATCATCGCCCCTGCGGCTTCCCAGAATCGCGCGATCCGCGAATGGTTGGCGCGATCGCTGGCGTACGCTGGAAAGCAGGTCAGTGAGCGCACGTCCAAGCAGGATCTTTGCGGCGTGATCATCAGCCCCGCATCGCCTCAGGCCATCACCCGCCATTGGGTCAGTCTGGGCGATCAACGCCCGCCTTATCAAGACGACAGCGTGCTGTTCCGCTACCACGACCCTCGCGTGATGCAGCGGGTATGGCCGGCCCTGAGTCCGCTGCAGCAAAGCCGATGGCTGGGCCCGATCTTGCACTGGTGGTCGATCCTGCAGCCCTGGGGGCCGTTCGGCGCGTCGCCTGAACCGCTCCAATGGTTTCGTGCCAAAGCGCCCGCCCTGGCGCATGGTGAACCGGCAGGAGGGTCTCCGAGCGACCTGTTCGACGAGCTGCAATGGCGTCTCTCGGGCAGTTCAGCGCAGGCCAATCTCATCTGGCGCGGCTATGCCGACAACCACATACCGGTCGCGGCCCAGCCCGATGCG
The Variovorax sp. OAS795 genome window above contains:
- a CDS encoding DUF4123 domain-containing protein, encoding MNDDALAPCLTLVDALIQSWSDLTVFPPARLKNSSRVKPPPVPQRAYLLFNRWDDNLLAQSLEQDFSSWTRDRVAVPDRQFQDRLEHAPFVLELPEEMIIAPAASQNRAIREWLARSLAYAGKQVSERTSKQDLCGVIISPASPQAITRHWVSLGDQRPPYQDDSVLFRYHDPRVMQRVWPALSPLQQSRWLGPILHWWSILQPWGPFGASPEPLQWFRAKAPALAHGEPAGGSPSDLFDELQWRLSGSSAQANLIWRGYADNHIPVAAQPDAGSLLQMLADAARLGLEGVNLEDYVWVTWTHAPKEGPPRAMDWNLPHLAPTLSLIEAQLRSQPDARFSSLFVQAVQART